In Phycodurus eques isolate BA_2022a chromosome 23, UOR_Pequ_1.1, whole genome shotgun sequence, a genomic segment contains:
- the si:dkey-6n21.13 gene encoding P2Y purinoceptor 3 isoform X1, with protein MTTTAAAAVPLAPPFAVVPGGGGALLDNGSLSRGARPPAAFCSIDESYKYIFLPVCYSFTFVFSLSLNAVVLYRSFRRTKRWNASLIYMVNLASTDFMYGLSLPFLVASYVMRDRWVFGDFMCRLVRFLFYFNLYCSIFFLTCISVHRYLGICHPMRVITLESKKAVKCACVLVWAVVFALTCPIFRFAQTGRASDGGGADNCRDDAVDREFSDYVPYGVILHLLGFFVPFSIIAWCYSHVVLTIFKTLRSRPRDARDQAGVSVFPGADSPYAGRRRKSIRTIVTITLLFALCFFPFHVTRTVFLLLKVSKGVPCQTMTTVSMCYKITRPLASFNAWLNALLYFLTKDKGGCCPPPGAGVAAGPLLPLRMMAKREDHGRRHGKSPLFT; from the coding sequence AtgacgacgacggcggcggcggcggttcCTCTCGCGCCGCCCTTCGCCGTGGtgcccggcggcggcggcgccctCCTCGACAACGGCAGCCTCTCGCGCGGCGCCCGGCCCCCGGCGGCGTTCTGCAGCATCGACGAGTCGTACAAGTACATCTTCCTGCCCGTCTGCTACTCGTTCACGTTCGTGTTCAGCCTGTCGCTGAACGCGGTGGTCCTGTACCGCTCGTTCCGCCGCACCAAGCGCTGGAACGCTTCGCTCATCTACATGGTCAACCTGGCCTCCACCGACTTCATGTACGGCCTTTCGCTGCCCTTCCTGGTGGCCAGCTACGTCATGCGCGACCGCTGGGTCTTCGGCGACTTCATGTGCCGCCTGGTGCGCTTCCTCTTCTACTTCAACCTGTACTGCTCCATCTTCTTCCTCACTTGCATCTCGGTGCACCGCTACTTGGGCATCTGCCACCCCATGCGGGTCATCACGCTGGAGAGCAAGAAAGCCGTCAAGTGCGCCTGCGTGCTGGTGTGGGCGGTGGTGTTTGCGCTCACCTGTCCCATCTTCCGCTTCGCGCAGACGGGACGGGCGTCCGACGGCGGCGGCGCGGACAACTGCCGGGACGACGCCGTCGACCGCGAGTTCTCCGACTACGTGCCGTACGGCGTGATCCTGCACCTGCTGGGCTTCTTCGTTCCCTTCTCCATCATCGCCTGGTGCTACTCGCACGTGGTGCTGACCATCTTCAAGACTCTGCGTTCGCGGCCCCGCGACGCCAGGGACCAGGCCGGCGTCTCCGTCTTCCCGGGCGCCGACTCGCCGTACGCCGGCCGCCGGCGCAAGTCCATCCGGACCATCGTCACCATCACGCTGCTCTTCGCGCTGTGCTTCTTCCCCTTCCACGTGACCAGGACCGTCTTCCTGCTCCTGAAGGTGAGCAAGGGCGTCCCGTGCCAAACCATGACCACCGTGTCCATGTGCTACAAGATCACGCGGCCCTTGGCGTCGTTCAACGCGTGGCTCAACGCCCTCCTCTACTTCCTCACCAAAGACAAGGGCGGATGCTGCCCGCCGCCCGGCGCCGGCGTGGCCGCGGGGCCTCTGCTGCCCCTGAGGATGATGGCGAAACGAGAGGACCACGGACGCCGGCACGGCAAAAGTCCCCTATTTACCTGA
- the zgc:92664 gene encoding chromatin complexes subunit BAP18 isoform X2, protein MTSASTKVGEIFSAAGAAFSRLGELTMQLHPVADANPASTHAKSPAKRKHEDNARSGSSEAVPPKSKKAAAAASPGAAAKKRKAADVTLSALNSDLVDMEGPVRACPSKKLNFDQDALNLDSGLIMNSGDLPLLSR, encoded by the exons ATGACTTCAGCTTCCACCAAA GTTGGCGAAATCTTTTCAGCGGCCGGTGCCGCTTTCAGCCGACTCGGAGAACTCACCATGCAGCTTCACCCCGTGGCAGATGCCAACCCCGCCAG CACTCACGCCAAGAGCCCGGCCAAGCGGAAGCACGAAGACAACGCTCGGAGCGGCTCGTCCGAGGCCGTCCCGCCGAAGAGCAAgaaggccgccgccgccgcgtcgCCCGGTGCCGCCGCGAAGAAGCGGAAGGCCGCGG ATGTCACCCTGAGCGCCCTCAACAGCGACCTGGTGGACATGGAGGGACCGGTTCGAGCTTGCCcgtccaaaaagctcaacttcgATCAAG ATGCGTTGAACTTGGACTCCGGCCTCATCATGAACTCCGGCGACCTTCCTCTGCTGTCACGCTGA
- the si:dkey-6n21.12 gene encoding pre-mRNA-splicing factor 38B isoform X2 encodes MHAPLCVSCFAVKKRCGGADEMEGGDKERRGQRGRDEDRDREEPAPSRPEGCDRYEPGLPIMHWEALSLRIAELEKQEEEKKDKLAKSASASLERGRAPVGCAGERADGRRDSREDGRRRHRYRRDREDRRDRDDDGHVSALGSRESDDEEQEDDEEEEERDDAAAAAARRVGVVTGHETPAPADKSEKNKSRGFRNTWRKLRERLRAANPTGSHPPVHAGRLERSDVRELSPGELRARRSFLTQTVQELSSDLVAGLQVRDRLRTEQDAMLLELQDLTSLGIAIGTT; translated from the exons ATGCATGCGCCGCTTTGTGTGTCATGTTTTGCGGTGAAGAAAAGATGCGGCGGCGCTGACGAGATGGAGGGCGGCGACAAGGAGCGACGCGGGCAGCGGGGACGTGACGAGGACAGGGACCGGGAGGAGCCGGCGCCGTCCCGGCCGGAGGGCTGCGATCGCTACGAGCCGGGCCTTCCCATCATGCACTGGGAGGCGCTGAGCCTTCGCATCGCCGAGCTGGAGAAgcaagaggaggagaagaaggataAACTGGCGAAG AGCGCGTCGGCGTCTCTGGAGCGCGGGCGAGCCCCCGTCGGCTGCGCGGGCGAGCGAGCGGACGGGAGGCGCGATAGTCGGGAGGACGGACGCCGACGCCACCGCTACCGGCGGGACCGCGAGGACCGGCGCGACCGCGACGACGACGGACACGTGTCGGCCCTCGGCTCGCG CGAGAGTGACGACGAAGAGCAAGAAGAtgacgaagaggaggaagagcgagacgacgccgccgccgccgccgcccgg AGGGTAGGCGTGGTCACGGGTCACGAGACGCCCGCGCCGGCGGACAAGTCTGAGAAAAACAAGTCGAGAGGCTTCCGGAACACTTGGAGGAAACTACGTGAGCGCCTGCGGGCGGCG AATCCCACCGGCTCGCACCCGCCGGTCCACGCCGGACGATTGGAGCGCAGCGACGTGCGCGAGTTGAGCCCGGGCGAGCTCCGAGCTCGACGTTCCTTCCTCACGCAGACCGTGCAAG AGCTCAGCTCGGATCTGGTGGCCGGGCTGCAGGTCCGGGACCGGCTGAGGACGGAGCAGGACGCCATGTTGCTGGAGCTTCAGGACCTCACCTCGCTCGGCATTGCGATCGGGACGACCTGA
- the si:dkey-6n21.12 gene encoding uncharacterized protein si:dkey-6n21.12 isoform X3, with amino-acid sequence MEGGDKERRGQRGRDEDRDREEPAPSRPEGCDRYEPGLPIMHWEALSLRIAELEKQEEEKKDKLAKSASASLERGRAPVGCAGERADGRRDSREDGRRRHRYRRDREDRRDRDDDGHVSALGSRMQTQMNLQLCFINNSESDDEEQEDDEEEEERDDAAAAAARRVGVVTGHETPAPADKSEKNKSRGFRNTWRKLRERLRAANPTGSHPPVHAGRLERSDVRELSPGELRARRSFLTQTVQELSSDLVAGLQVRDRLRTEQDAMLLELQDLTSLGIAIGTT; translated from the exons ATGGAGGGCGGCGACAAGGAGCGACGCGGGCAGCGGGGACGTGACGAGGACAGGGACCGGGAGGAGCCGGCGCCGTCCCGGCCGGAGGGCTGCGATCGCTACGAGCCGGGCCTTCCCATCATGCACTGGGAGGCGCTGAGCCTTCGCATCGCCGAGCTGGAGAAgcaagaggaggagaagaaggataAACTGGCGAAG AGCGCGTCGGCGTCTCTGGAGCGCGGGCGAGCCCCCGTCGGCTGCGCGGGCGAGCGAGCGGACGGGAGGCGCGATAGTCGGGAGGACGGACGCCGACGCCACCGCTACCGGCGGGACCGCGAGGACCGGCGCGACCGCGACGACGACGGACACGTGTCGGCCCTCGGCTCGCG GATGCAGACACAGATGAACCTTCAGCTCTGCTTCATCAACAACAGCGAGAGTGACGACGAAGAGCAAGAAGAtgacgaagaggaggaagagcgagacgacgccgccgccgccgccgcccgg AGGGTAGGCGTGGTCACGGGTCACGAGACGCCCGCGCCGGCGGACAAGTCTGAGAAAAACAAGTCGAGAGGCTTCCGGAACACTTGGAGGAAACTACGTGAGCGCCTGCGGGCGGCG AATCCCACCGGCTCGCACCCGCCGGTCCACGCCGGACGATTGGAGCGCAGCGACGTGCGCGAGTTGAGCCCGGGCGAGCTCCGAGCTCGACGTTCCTTCCTCACGCAGACCGTGCAAG AGCTCAGCTCGGATCTGGTGGCCGGGCTGCAGGTCCGGGACCGGCTGAGGACGGAGCAGGACGCCATGTTGCTGGAGCTTCAGGACCTCACCTCGCTCGGCATTGCGATCGGGACGACCTGA
- the zgc:92664 gene encoding chromatin complexes subunit BAP18 isoform X1, translated as MTAEVAMATALTSPRVLWEKTGSSFCCFFCTQVGEIFSAAGAAFSRLGELTMQLHPVADANPASTHAKSPAKRKHEDNARSGSSEAVPPKSKKAAAAASPGAAAKKRKAADVTLSALNSDLVDMEGPVRACPSKKLNFDQDALNLDSGLIMNSGDLPLLSR; from the exons ATGACAGCGGAGGTAGCCATGGCAACGGCGCTCACCTCTCCTCGTGTGCTCTGGGAAAAAACAGGAAGCtcgttttgttgtttcttttgcaCGCAGGTTGGCGAAATCTTTTCAGCGGCCGGTGCCGCTTTCAGCCGACTCGGAGAACTCACCATGCAGCTTCACCCCGTGGCAGATGCCAACCCCGCCAG CACTCACGCCAAGAGCCCGGCCAAGCGGAAGCACGAAGACAACGCTCGGAGCGGCTCGTCCGAGGCCGTCCCGCCGAAGAGCAAgaaggccgccgccgccgcgtcgCCCGGTGCCGCCGCGAAGAAGCGGAAGGCCGCGG ATGTCACCCTGAGCGCCCTCAACAGCGACCTGGTGGACATGGAGGGACCGGTTCGAGCTTGCCcgtccaaaaagctcaacttcgATCAAG ATGCGTTGAACTTGGACTCCGGCCTCATCATGAACTCCGGCGACCTTCCTCTGCTGTCACGCTGA
- the si:dkey-6n21.12 gene encoding uncharacterized protein si:dkey-6n21.12 isoform X1, protein MHAPLCVSCFAVKKRCGGADEMEGGDKERRGQRGRDEDRDREEPAPSRPEGCDRYEPGLPIMHWEALSLRIAELEKQEEEKKDKLAKSASASLERGRAPVGCAGERADGRRDSREDGRRRHRYRRDREDRRDRDDDGHVSALGSRMQTQMNLQLCFINNSESDDEEQEDDEEEEERDDAAAAAARRVGVVTGHETPAPADKSEKNKSRGFRNTWRKLRERLRAANPTGSHPPVHAGRLERSDVRELSPGELRARRSFLTQTVQELSSDLVAGLQVRDRLRTEQDAMLLELQDLTSLGIAIGTT, encoded by the exons ATGCATGCGCCGCTTTGTGTGTCATGTTTTGCGGTGAAGAAAAGATGCGGCGGCGCTGACGAGATGGAGGGCGGCGACAAGGAGCGACGCGGGCAGCGGGGACGTGACGAGGACAGGGACCGGGAGGAGCCGGCGCCGTCCCGGCCGGAGGGCTGCGATCGCTACGAGCCGGGCCTTCCCATCATGCACTGGGAGGCGCTGAGCCTTCGCATCGCCGAGCTGGAGAAgcaagaggaggagaagaaggataAACTGGCGAAG AGCGCGTCGGCGTCTCTGGAGCGCGGGCGAGCCCCCGTCGGCTGCGCGGGCGAGCGAGCGGACGGGAGGCGCGATAGTCGGGAGGACGGACGCCGACGCCACCGCTACCGGCGGGACCGCGAGGACCGGCGCGACCGCGACGACGACGGACACGTGTCGGCCCTCGGCTCGCG GATGCAGACACAGATGAACCTTCAGCTCTGCTTCATCAACAACAGCGAGAGTGACGACGAAGAGCAAGAAGAtgacgaagaggaggaagagcgagacgacgccgccgccgccgccgcccgg AGGGTAGGCGTGGTCACGGGTCACGAGACGCCCGCGCCGGCGGACAAGTCTGAGAAAAACAAGTCGAGAGGCTTCCGGAACACTTGGAGGAAACTACGTGAGCGCCTGCGGGCGGCG AATCCCACCGGCTCGCACCCGCCGGTCCACGCCGGACGATTGGAGCGCAGCGACGTGCGCGAGTTGAGCCCGGGCGAGCTCCGAGCTCGACGTTCCTTCCTCACGCAGACCGTGCAAG AGCTCAGCTCGGATCTGGTGGCCGGGCTGCAGGTCCGGGACCGGCTGAGGACGGAGCAGGACGCCATGTTGCTGGAGCTTCAGGACCTCACCTCGCTCGGCATTGCGATCGGGACGACCTGA
- the si:dkey-6n21.13 gene encoding P2Y purinoceptor 4 isoform X2 has product MTTTAAAAVPLAPPFAVVPGGGGALLDNGSLSRGARPPAAFCSIDESYKYIFLPVCYSFTFVFSLSLNAVVLYRSFRRTKRWNASLIYMVNLASTDFMYGLSLPFLVASYVMRDRWVFGDFMCRLVRFLFYFNLYCSIFFLTCISVHRYLGICHPMRVITLESKKAVKCACVLVWAVVFALTCPIFRFAQTGRASDGGGADNCRDDAVDREFSDYVPYGVILHLLGFFVPFSIIAWCYSHVVLTIFKTLRSRPRDARDQAGVSVFPGADSPYAGRRRKSIRTIVTITLLFALCFFPFHVTRTVFLLLKTRADAARRPAPAWPRGLCCP; this is encoded by the exons AtgacgacgacggcggcggcggcggttcCTCTCGCGCCGCCCTTCGCCGTGGtgcccggcggcggcggcgccctCCTCGACAACGGCAGCCTCTCGCGCGGCGCCCGGCCCCCGGCGGCGTTCTGCAGCATCGACGAGTCGTACAAGTACATCTTCCTGCCCGTCTGCTACTCGTTCACGTTCGTGTTCAGCCTGTCGCTGAACGCGGTGGTCCTGTACCGCTCGTTCCGCCGCACCAAGCGCTGGAACGCTTCGCTCATCTACATGGTCAACCTGGCCTCCACCGACTTCATGTACGGCCTTTCGCTGCCCTTCCTGGTGGCCAGCTACGTCATGCGCGACCGCTGGGTCTTCGGCGACTTCATGTGCCGCCTGGTGCGCTTCCTCTTCTACTTCAACCTGTACTGCTCCATCTTCTTCCTCACTTGCATCTCGGTGCACCGCTACTTGGGCATCTGCCACCCCATGCGGGTCATCACGCTGGAGAGCAAGAAAGCCGTCAAGTGCGCCTGCGTGCTGGTGTGGGCGGTGGTGTTTGCGCTCACCTGTCCCATCTTCCGCTTCGCGCAGACGGGACGGGCGTCCGACGGCGGCGGCGCGGACAACTGCCGGGACGACGCCGTCGACCGCGAGTTCTCCGACTACGTGCCGTACGGCGTGATCCTGCACCTGCTGGGCTTCTTCGTTCCCTTCTCCATCATCGCCTGGTGCTACTCGCACGTGGTGCTGACCATCTTCAAGACTCTGCGTTCGCGGCCCCGCGACGCCAGGGACCAGGCCGGCGTCTCCGTCTTCCCGGGCGCCGACTCGCCGTACGCCGGCCGCCGGCGCAAGTCCATCCGGACCATCGTCACCATCACGCTGCTCTTCGCGCTGTGCTTCTTCCCCTTCCACGTGACCAGGACCGTCTTCCTGCTCCTGAAG ACAAGGGCGGATGCTGCCCGCCGCCCGGCGCCGGCGTGGCCGCGGGGCCTCTGCTGCCCCTGA
- the LOC133398109 gene encoding FK506-binding protein 5-like yields MRQLIALWDAEERSTSHSYIDESSYGVVTQQKIKQYLRDFFSERLTSAEHPRDFHDGADPGRDSYAEMAKEEDAGSSLSSPIIGKAMTMISHVIQPVVDTIDSASRVTKTVANMLGWNDGDDRATTTADQSDEGAQQKSAQQVSGLLPSPEETVAEGSSASSAAVGMEKTITRDKTDKEHPVQTSSLSPAMDEAVEVSSSASSSPANTLRSARKDDNRVPPAMFDEAVMEELCNLQYEMQLTPRLSPILEETGETNSSASSSVILEKMCFFEADSISGLVVASEATAAPTSTCTLEKTKAIPSKVPPQPYIFEEEEAEQRFTTEMALTPRVSPFSGQKPNVMGDSTDEKMSRSEFSDEEVTKASSTIEARSTPRLLHTLDGVSPVPSPVTSSPIIEKAKNIISQVMQPVVDTIDSASKVTKTAGKSIAKKVRSMWKYRSGRKKGKRGKGKSDKKAERTARQDILDKEDDGNEEEGVEEDRVEDEENEEEEEEEEEEDTNTAEVDSISQLSGALDDAEVVCCSEVPAGIVEDNHVEKSADCLG; encoded by the coding sequence ATGAGGCAGCTTATCGCCCTCTGGGATGCGGAGGAGCGCTCCACATCGCATTCTTACATCGACGAGTCGTCGTACGGCGTCGTCACCCAACAGAAAATTAAGCAATACCTGAGGGATTTCTTCTCGGAGCGCCTCACGTCTGCCGAGCATCCCAGAGATTTCCACGACGGCGCGGACCCTGGACGGGACTCTTATGCAGAGATGGCAAAGGAAGAAGACGCTGGCTCCTCTCTGTCTTCTCCCATTATTGGGAAGGCGATGACTATGATCAGCCATGTGATACAGCCTGTCGTTGACACCATCGACTCTGCCAGCAGAGTTACAAAAACTGTAGCCAATATGTTAGGGTGGAATGATGGAGACGACCGAGCAACGACGACGGCAGATCAGTCAGATGAAGGAGCACAGCAGAAGTCAGCTCAACAGGTCTCCGGTCTTTTGCCCTCTCCAGAGGAGACCGTGGCGGAAGGTTCATCTGCTTCTTCCGCCGCGGTCGGGATGGAAAAGACCATCACGCGTGACAAAACGGACAAGGAACATCCGGTTCAGACGTCGAGCCTTTCACCAGCAATGGACGAAGCTGTGGAGGTCAGTTCATCTGCTTCCTCTTCCCCCGCAAACACGCTCAGGAGTGCCAGGAAAGACGATAATCGTGTTCCCCCGGCGATGTTCGACGAGGCTGTCATGGAGGAACTCTGCAATTTGCAATATGAGATGCAGTTGACGCCCAGGCTCTCCCCCATATTGGAGGAGACTGGGGAGACAAATTCTTCTGCTTCCTCTTCAGTCATCCTGGAGAAGATGTGCTTCTTTGAGGCAGATTCCATCTCCGGCCTTGTCGTAGCTTCAGAGGCCACCGCTGCTCCGACTTCTACGTGCACCTTAGAGAAGACAAAGGCCATCCCAAGCAAGGTGCCTCCGCAACCGTATATCTTTGAGGAAGAGGAAGCGGAACAGAGGTTCACCACTGAGATGGCATTGACCCCTCGGGTTTCGCCATTCAGTGGCCAGAAGCCAAACGTGATGGGCGACAGCACAGATGAGAAAATGTCTCGTTCGGAATTCTCTGACGAAGAGGTCACAAAAGCTAGCTCCACGATTGAGGCTCGGTCCACCCCGAGACTTTTGCACACGTTAGATGGTGTCTCCCCAGTTCCCTCTCCTGTTACGTCTTCTCCCATCATTGAGAAGGCCAAAAATATCATAAGCCAAGTGATGCAGCCTGTTGTCGATACGATTGACTCTGCCagcaaggttacaaaaacagcCGGCAAATCTATTGCCAAAAAAGTGAGGTCCATGTGGAAATATCGCTCTGGCAGGAAGAAGGGCAAGAGGGGTAAAGGAAAGAGTGACAAAAAAGCTGAGCGAACCGCACGTCAAGATATTTTGGACAAAGAAGACGACGGCAATGAGGAGGAGGGGGTAGAGGAGGACAGGGTGGAGGACGAGGaaaacgaggaggaggaggaggaggaggaggaggaggatacgAACACTGCTGAGGTGGACTCAATCTCCCAGCTTTCAGGCGCATTAGATGACGCTGAGGTTGTCTGTTGCTCAGAGGTTCCTGCGGGCATCGTTGAGGACAACCACGTTGAGAAATCTGCAGACTGTCTTGGATGA
- the alox12 gene encoding LOW QUALITY PROTEIN: arachidonate 12-lipoxygenase, 12S-type (The sequence of the model RefSeq protein was modified relative to this genomic sequence to represent the inferred CDS: inserted 2 bases in 2 codons; deleted 1 base in 1 codon; substituted 3 bases at 3 genomic stop codons) produces the protein MEVYSGITVTGTSEYTGTDNYTYATLVGEMGAGEGTLLDKPGPDCCTHQVDCYQVVGHTLLVRLEKQRDWVEDNWFCWNLQLESKCXTFPGGDVTVEIREGAHTESDVRLFCSQLHLPFFTFSTKPQNDDSSALLRAHRKKDLEDRQKTCRWLTRARGITRCVDAQTEGDLQQDARFANEKRRDXVVSTIHVSGQELSLKKPAIGFRKTWHDLEDFQRIFWKLRSLISKYRMAYGKEDCFFGYHLLNGSNPRMIRMWKRGISIFFDYAIMDGIPRNTIKGQPQYVAAPLCPLHQHPDQGLVPIAVRLGQTPGLDTPIFLPKDQAPAWLLANMWARHSEVQVLSHLLRTHLVVEVFCVXTRRQLPAAHPVYRIRHXMKQHLGXLRRFIGNLLFSIGGPRYTLETNCRGRRTQLIVFKQVVCTGGDGLLVAVQKEYKVLTYRSLRRYLDFADRGVSQLPNYFYQEYGPMLWDATHTALALATLR, from the exons ATGGAAGTATACAGTGGAATCACGGTGACGGGTACATCCGAGTACACGGGCACCGACAACTACACGTATGCGACCCTGGTGGGGGAGATGGGGGCGGGTGAGGGCACCCTACTGGACAAACCCGGCCCGGA CTGTTGCACCCACCAGGTGGATTGCTACCAGGTGGTCGGCCACACGCTGCTGGTCAGACTGGAAAAGCAGAGGGACTGGGTGGAAGACAACTGGTTCTGCTGGAACCTCCAACTGGAGAGCAAGT TCACATTCCCCGGAGGAGATGTCACGGTGGAGATACGAGAAGGAGCGCACACCGAGAGCGACGTCAGATTATTTTGTTCCCAGCTCCACTTGCCTTTCTTCACCTTTTCAACCAAGCCACAAAACGACGACTCCTCGGCTCTACTGCGAGCCCACAGAAAGAAAGATCTCGAGGACAGACAGAAGACGTGCAG ATGGCTGACTCGGGCTCGAGGCATAACGCGATGCGTCGACGCGCAAACGGAAGGGGATTTACAGCAAGATGCCCGCTTTGCCAACGAGAAGAGGCGTGACTGAGTCGTCTCTACAATTCACGTGAGCGGTCAAG AGTTGTCACTGAAGAAACCTGCCATCGGTTTTAGGAAAACCTGGCACGACCTGGAAGATTTCCAACGGATCTTCTGGAAGTTGCGAAGCCTCATCTCTA AGTACCGCATGGCGTACGGGAAGGAAGACTGCTTCTTCGGTTACCACCTG TTGAACGGCTCCAACCCGAGAATGATCAGAATGTGGAAGAGG GGAATATCTATTTTTTTCGATTATGCCATCATGGATGGGATTCCTCGCAACACAATTAAGGGTCAACCGCAATACGTTGCGGCGCCCCTTTGCCCCCTCCACCAACATCCAGACCAAGGGCTCGTGCCTATTGCCGTTCGG CTGGGGCAGACCCCTGGTTTGGACACGCCCATTTTCCTGCCCAAAGACCAGGCTCCTGCCTGGCTGCTGGCAAATATGTGGGCGCGTCACTCGGAGGTCCAGGTTCTCTCCCACCTGCTCAGGACTCACCTGGTGGTGGAGGTGTTCTGTG CCACACGAAGACAGCTCCCAGCTGCACATCCTGTTT ATCGAATTAGACATTGAATGAAACAGCATTTGGGTTAACTGAGAAGATTTATTGGTAATTTGCTCTTTTCTATTGGTGGCCCCCGCTACACACTGGAGACCAACTGTAGGGGGCGGCGCACGCAGCTCATCGTCTTTAAACAG GTCGTCTGTACAGGCGGTGATGGTCTGCTCGTGGCGGTTcagaaagagtacaaagttCTCACCTACCGCTCGCTCCGGCGTTACCTAGATTTCGCTGATCGAGGAGTCTCTCAGTTGCCAAACTATTTCTACCAAGAATACGGTCCGATGCTGTGGGATGCCACGCACACCGCGCTCGCGCTCGCTACGCTACGATAA